The following coding sequences are from one bacterium SCSIO 12741 window:
- a CDS encoding histidine kinase has protein sequence MPDLVQRVLLFGLSFLLAMKVSSAQELVYFHYTTDNGLPAMAVHDVEADSVGNLWFATEKGVSCFDGVKFKNFSTEDGIPDNLVFEIRRSPNGRMWFIPLSSRIFYFENDEFHYYSPADTLWSPEARTSYFVDFYTDAQNRVKYYSHEIGLAEFDPFGKVRISLPPDRLNSMIMEFEQVSQDKFIYKRSGRQSTSNLLVIKTPTRKDSIPIPKFNPSFRAYYEILDDGSVLFSHGSHLFRFTSDTLYQLSDLQVRINAIKSFDNQVWIGTGNGLIQAEILDNDSLRRGPTFFLGNRITSILKDFENGFWITSENNGVYYVPDLNQRMFTQNSGLAESEQTSVLTAPNKLLYSGSAQGNLQRIDLKSGTIQTIRRQSASDLSVDHIALGKDHVYFSTLSGSLFFFHQEDPLFNLHKISKAPDSSDLLLKFITRDPLSEGIIAGGVFRIFKIQQDNIKVLSWKNDIRFIHIIPLEQDQYLFGTLRGVYHQMEIQEGPNNEIPAPIYSGIVVDLGILENYIPVIGSQNEGLLLYRNNRLDTIGLKEGLSSMHITDVLVQDSTIWVASTQGLDRIDISNLNPLKYTIENFDRFDGIPSNHIHQMDTLGRGLVMATRGGLSLFVPETKKPPPPRCRVRCVKLGKSPSYLEQHAELSETNRDLSFEFDGISFRSSQHLQFKYKLKGYDQDYKYTTNREIQYTNLPYGSYEFELYVANKHGVWSTQPSPFYFSLTPPFWLTWWFFSLEIVGLLILLFFLFSWRLRKLTQKVRKQEAIRREKAELELKALRSQMNPHFTFNALNSIQSYISSDHIRESKSYLAKFARLNRTVLESSDKLSISLQDELDLVTRFIELEQLRFERKLQFDLHLDESIDPEWVKVPPLILQPFIENSVVHGMKNKPNGGAISIDIKKQEDFLICIIRDNGSGINEADTKLIRKSMGLSITQKRLDLLNGQGGSENQIRMTNLERATNGKMKGTQVELRIRIIP, from the coding sequence TTGCCCGATTTAGTCCAACGCGTATTACTCTTTGGTTTATCGTTCCTCCTTGCCATGAAGGTTAGCTCAGCTCAGGAATTGGTTTACTTCCATTATACCACCGATAATGGTTTACCGGCCATGGCAGTGCATGACGTAGAAGCTGATTCGGTAGGAAATCTATGGTTTGCTACCGAAAAAGGGGTCTCCTGTTTCGATGGTGTGAAGTTTAAGAACTTCAGTACCGAAGATGGTATTCCGGATAACCTGGTGTTTGAAATACGCCGGTCTCCCAATGGCCGGATGTGGTTTATTCCTCTTTCATCACGTATTTTCTATTTTGAAAACGACGAGTTTCATTACTATAGCCCGGCAGATACCTTATGGTCTCCAGAGGCTCGTACGAGCTATTTTGTTGATTTCTATACCGATGCACAAAACCGGGTTAAATACTACTCCCATGAGATAGGATTGGCCGAGTTTGATCCTTTTGGAAAAGTACGTATCTCGCTTCCTCCCGACAGGTTAAACTCAATGATTATGGAGTTTGAGCAGGTATCTCAGGATAAATTCATTTACAAAAGATCAGGTCGCCAGTCCACCTCCAATTTATTGGTCATTAAAACACCAACCCGAAAGGACTCCATTCCAATTCCCAAATTCAATCCAAGTTTTCGAGCCTATTATGAAATATTGGACGATGGTAGTGTTCTGTTTTCCCACGGTTCTCACCTGTTTCGGTTTACCTCTGATACGCTCTATCAATTGAGCGATTTGCAAGTGAGAATCAATGCCATTAAATCATTTGACAACCAAGTGTGGATAGGCACAGGCAACGGCTTAATCCAAGCCGAAATTCTCGACAACGATTCTTTAAGGCGGGGCCCAACCTTCTTTTTGGGCAATCGGATAACGTCCATTCTTAAGGATTTTGAAAATGGTTTTTGGATAACCTCAGAAAACAACGGAGTGTACTATGTACCGGATTTAAATCAACGCATGTTTACCCAAAATTCGGGGTTGGCTGAATCGGAGCAAACCTCTGTATTGACGGCCCCAAATAAGCTGCTGTATTCCGGAAGTGCTCAGGGTAATCTACAACGTATCGATTTAAAAAGTGGGACAATTCAAACTATCCGGCGTCAGAGTGCATCCGACTTATCGGTAGATCACATTGCCTTGGGAAAGGACCATGTTTATTTCTCTACGCTAAGCGGTAGTTTGTTCTTTTTTCATCAAGAAGACCCGCTTTTCAACCTTCACAAAATCTCCAAAGCCCCTGACAGCAGCGATTTATTACTCAAATTCATCACCCGAGATCCCCTTTCGGAGGGAATTATTGCAGGTGGTGTTTTTAGGATATTCAAAATTCAACAAGATAATATCAAGGTTTTGTCCTGGAAAAATGACATTCGGTTTATCCACATTATCCCTTTGGAGCAAGACCAATATCTTTTTGGAACATTACGTGGCGTCTACCACCAAATGGAAATACAAGAAGGGCCTAACAACGAGATCCCTGCTCCCATCTATTCCGGAATAGTTGTAGACCTGGGAATCCTGGAAAATTACATACCGGTTATTGGAAGTCAAAATGAAGGCCTTCTCCTCTACCGAAACAATCGTTTGGACACCATTGGCCTAAAAGAAGGCTTATCGAGTATGCACATCACCGACGTGCTCGTTCAGGATAGCACCATATGGGTGGCTTCTACCCAGGGCCTTGACCGGATAGACATTTCCAATTTGAATCCGCTGAAATATACCATTGAAAACTTCGATCGGTTTGATGGAATTCCTTCGAACCACATTCATCAGATGGATACACTTGGTAGAGGATTGGTAATGGCCACAAGAGGGGGCTTATCGCTATTTGTTCCTGAAACGAAAAAACCGCCACCTCCTCGTTGCCGGGTGCGTTGCGTAAAACTGGGAAAAAGCCCTTCTTACTTGGAGCAACATGCCGAACTTTCTGAAACGAATAGAGACCTAAGCTTTGAATTCGATGGAATTAGTTTTCGAAGCAGCCAGCACCTTCAATTTAAATACAAGCTAAAGGGCTACGACCAGGACTATAAATACACCACTAACCGAGAAATTCAATACACCAATCTACCTTATGGGTCTTATGAGTTTGAGCTCTATGTAGCCAATAAGCACGGGGTTTGGTCTACTCAGCCCTCCCCTTTCTATTTCTCGCTCACTCCCCCATTTTGGCTTACTTGGTGGTTCTTTTCGTTGGAAATAGTCGGCCTGCTAATTCTTCTGTTTTTTCTTTTCTCCTGGCGCTTAAGGAAACTGACCCAAAAAGTACGCAAACAAGAAGCCATTCGCCGTGAAAAAGCCGAATTGGAGCTAAAGGCACTTCGTTCTCAAATGAATCCCCACTTTACGTTCAACGCACTCAACTCGATTCAATCTTACATCTCATCCGATCACATCCGGGAAAGTAAAAGCTACCTGGCCAAATTTGCCCGACTTAATAGAACCGTTCTTGAAAGTTCAGATAAACTCAGTATATCTCTTCAAGATGAATTGGACCTGGTGACTCGATTTATAGAATTGGAACAACTCCGATTTGAACGAAAACTCCAATTTGACCTACATCTCGATGAATCTATAGATCCTGAATGGGTAAAAGTTCCTCCCTTGATTTTGCAACCATTCATCGAAAATTCAGTGGTTCATGGAATGAAAAACAAACCCAATGGTGGCGCGATAAGTATTGATATTAAAAAGCAGGAAGACTTTTTGATCTGCATTATTCGCGACAATGGAAGCGGGATAAATGAGGCAGACACCAAGCTAATTCGAAAATCCATGGGCTTGTCCATAACTCAAAAGAGACTGGATTTGCTCAACGGACAAGGAGGCTCAGAAAATCAAATTCGTATGACCAACCTGGAAAGAGCTACCAATGGGAAAATGAAGGGAACCCAGGTAGAATTGCGCATTAGGATAATTCCCTGA